A window of Panicum virgatum strain AP13 chromosome 8K, P.virgatum_v5, whole genome shotgun sequence contains these coding sequences:
- the LOC120644423 gene encoding uncharacterized protein LOC120644423 produces MEWARGAGIGQLQVAKRQEPVINTSTVPAECFHLHRLTHFPYERRREEVRREGFPAFALLPVSSRWPGQKCPSDEASSVPLRGPPSLHEVLHRQGAATTGPHHWIAARGVAEEPSAAAAAASPGSSAALLGSSYSTVSDQAQHQEIRELVWEASETQGRYSNATREVGWLQSNLAAIEAALHASVEEIATTQVEATDAHAQTAGLEDELAISHHETEGLHRCLNDLDDAVGIVGSEGPLLPDRLRSLPLQVERVLELGIRKGAALALASTQLQSGWDMHWPESGFPAGPRFWRGANPDEVVI; encoded by the exons ATGGAATGGGCACGTGGTGCAGGGATCGGGCAGCTGCAGGTTGCGAAGCGCCAGGAACCGGTTATAAATACCTCCACCGTCCCAGCCGAGTGCTTTCACCTGCACAGACTAACTCATTTCCCCTAcgagagaagaagagaagaggtAAGGAGGGAGGGGTTCCCCGCATTTGCCCTTCTCCCTGTTTCATCTAGATGGCCGGGGCAGAAATGTCCATCGGACGAGGCTTCTAGTGTGCCGCTGCGCGGGCCGCCAAGCCTCCATGAGGTCTTGCACCGCCAGGG GGCTGCCACCACGGGTCCCCATCACTGGATCGCTGCACGTGGAGTGGCCGAGGAGCCTTCCGCAGCCGCGGCAGCAGCGTCGCCGGGGTCATCGGCGGCGTTGCTTGGGTCGTCCTATTCCACGGTGTCTGATCAGGCCCAGCACCAGGAGATACGGGAGCTGGTGTGGGAGGCCTCTGAAACCCAGGGCCGGTACTCCAACGCGACGCGAGAGGTGGGATGGCTGCAGTCTAACCTCGCTGCCATTGAAGCCGCCCTCCACGCCTCGGTGGAGGAGATAGCGACAACCCAGGTGGAGGCTACAGATGCCCATGCCCAGACGGCAG GTCTGGAGGATGAGCTAGCCATCTCCCATCACGAGACAGAGGGGCTGCACCGCTGCCTGAATGACCTCGATGATGCGGTAGGGATAGTGGGGTCGGAGGGGCCACTGCTGCCTGACCGCCTCCGGTCCCTACCCCTCCAGGTCGAGCGCGTGCTGGAGCTCGGCATTCGCAAGGGTGCCGCCCTGGCACTGGCCTCAACGCAGCTTCAGTCCGGCTGGGACATGCATTGGCCGGAGTCCGGGTTTCCTGCAGGGCCACGCTTCTGGAGAGGTGCGAACCCAGACGAAGTTGTCATCTAG